A region of Sulfitobacter faviae DNA encodes the following proteins:
- the rpoC gene encoding DNA-directed RNA polymerase subunit beta', translated as MNQELTNNPFNPLTPQKAFDEIKVSLASPERILSWSFGEIKKPETINYRTFKPERDGLFCARIFGPIKDYECLCGKYKRMKYRGVVCEKCGVEVTLQKVRRERMGHIELASPVAHIWFLKSLPSRIGLMLDMTLRDLERVLYFENYVVIEPGLTDLQYGQMMTEEEYMDAQDAYGMDAFTANIGAEAIREMLAAIDLEAEAENLRADLKEATGELKPKKIIKRLKVVESFLESGNRPEWMVMTVIPVIPPELRPLVPLDGGRFATSDLNDLYRRVINRNNRLKRLIELRAPDIIVRNEKRMLQESVDALFDNGRRGRVITGANKRPLKSLSDMLKGKQGRFRQNLLGKRVDFSGRSVIVTGPELKLHQCGLPKKMALELFKPFIYSRLEAKGLSSTVKQAKKLVEKERPEVWDILDEVIREHPVMLNRAPTLHRLGIQAFEPVLIEGKAIQLHPLVCSAFNADFDGDQMAVHVPLSLEAQLEARVLMMSTNNVLSPANGAPIIVPSQDMILGLYYTTLEREGMVGEGMVFGSVDEVQHALDAGAVHLHSKIKARIKQIDAEGNEVMMRFDTTPGRIRLGALLPLNAKAPFDLVNRLLRKKEVQQVIDTVYRYCGQKESVIFCDQIMTMGFREAFKAGISFGKDDMLIPDTKWPLVEETREQVKDFEQQYMDGLITQGEKYNKVVDAWSKCNDKVTEAMMGSISAVTHHENGSEKEPNSVYMMAHSGARGSVTQMKQLGGMRGLMAKPNGDIIETPIISNFKEGLTVLEYFNSTHGARKGLSDTALKTANSGYLTRRLVDVAQDCIVREHDCGTETAITAEAAVNDGEVVSSLAERLLGRVAADDILVPGTEDVLVPAGTLIDERMSDAIDEAGVQSARIRSPLTCDAEEGVCAMCYGRDLARGTLVNQGEAVGIIAAQSIGEPGTQLTMRTFHIGGVAQGGQQSFLEASQSGKVAFENAQTLENSAGEVLVMGRNMKLLIVDENGEERASHKIGYGTKLHVKEGDDVARGDKLFEWDPYTLPIIAEKPGTTKYVDLVSGIAVKEDTDEATGMTQKIVIDWRAAPKGNELKPEIILVGEDGEPVRNDAGNPVTYPMSVDAVLSVEDQTQVQAGDIIARIPREGAKTKDITGGLPRVAELFEARRPKDHAIIAEINGYVRFGKDYKNKRRIAIESADDPDVKVEYMVPKGKHIPVAEGDFVQKGDYIMDGNPAPHDILAIMGVEALAEYMIDEVQDVYRLQGVKINDKHIEVIVRQMLQKWEIQESGDTTLLKGEHVDKQEFDQANEKALKKGGRPAKGEPILLGITKASLQTRSFISAASFQETTRVLTEASVQGKRDKLVGLKENVIVGRLIPAGTGGATQAMRKVATDRDNVVIEARREEAEAAARLAAPEASVEDDIVGGDVFNTPVGDDESRD; from the coding sequence ATGAACCAGGAACTGACAAACAACCCGTTCAACCCGCTGACGCCGCAAAAAGCGTTTGACGAGATCAAGGTCTCTTTGGCCTCGCCCGAGCGGATCCTGAGCTGGTCCTTCGGTGAGATCAAGAAGCCGGAAACCATCAACTACCGTACGTTCAAGCCCGAGCGTGACGGCCTGTTCTGCGCGCGTATCTTTGGCCCGATCAAAGACTACGAATGCCTCTGCGGCAAATATAAGCGCATGAAGTATCGCGGCGTCGTCTGCGAGAAATGCGGTGTGGAAGTCACGCTGCAAAAGGTCCGCCGTGAGCGTATGGGCCACATCGAACTGGCCTCGCCGGTGGCGCACATCTGGTTCCTCAAGTCGCTGCCCTCGCGCATCGGCCTGATGCTGGACATGACTCTGCGCGATCTGGAGCGCGTGCTCTACTTCGAAAACTACGTCGTGATCGAGCCGGGCCTCACCGATCTTCAATACGGTCAGATGATGACCGAAGAAGAATACATGGACGCGCAAGACGCCTATGGCATGGACGCTTTCACCGCCAACATCGGCGCCGAAGCGATCCGCGAAATGCTGGCGGCGATCGACCTTGAAGCCGAAGCCGAGAACCTGCGCGCCGATCTGAAAGAGGCGACAGGCGAGCTGAAGCCCAAGAAGATTATTAAGCGTCTGAAAGTGGTCGAGAGCTTTCTTGAATCCGGCAACCGTCCGGAGTGGATGGTCATGACCGTGATCCCGGTGATCCCGCCCGAGCTGCGCCCGCTGGTGCCGCTGGACGGTGGCCGCTTCGCGACGTCGGACCTCAATGACCTGTACCGCCGCGTGATCAACCGGAACAACCGTTTGAAGCGCCTGATCGAGCTGCGTGCGCCCGACATCATCGTGCGCAACGAAAAGCGGATGCTGCAGGAATCGGTCGACGCACTCTTCGACAACGGCCGCCGTGGCCGCGTCATCACCGGTGCCAACAAGCGCCCGCTGAAGTCGCTGTCGGACATGCTGAAAGGCAAGCAGGGCCGCTTCCGTCAGAACCTTTTGGGTAAGCGCGTCGACTTCTCAGGTCGTTCGGTCATTGTGACCGGCCCGGAGTTGAAGCTGCACCAATGTGGTCTGCCCAAGAAGATGGCGCTCGAATTGTTCAAGCCGTTCATCTACTCGCGGCTCGAGGCCAAAGGTCTGTCCTCCACCGTGAAGCAGGCCAAGAAGCTGGTCGAGAAGGAGCGCCCCGAGGTTTGGGACATTCTTGATGAGGTGATCCGTGAACACCCCGTCATGCTCAACCGCGCGCCGACGCTGCACCGTCTTGGCATTCAGGCGTTTGAACCCGTCCTGATCGAAGGCAAGGCGATCCAGCTGCACCCGCTGGTCTGCTCGGCCTTCAACGCCGACTTCGACGGCGACCAGATGGCTGTTCACGTTCCGCTTTCGCTGGAAGCCCAGCTGGAAGCGCGTGTTCTGATGATGTCCACGAACAACGTTCTGTCGCCTGCAAACGGCGCGCCGATCATCGTACCGTCGCAGGATATGATCTTGGGTCTCTACTACACGACCCTTGAGCGTGAAGGGATGGTTGGCGAAGGCATGGTCTTCGGCTCCGTCGACGAGGTGCAGCACGCCCTCGACGCCGGTGCGGTTCACCTGCACTCGAAGATCAAGGCGCGGATCAAACAGATCGACGCTGAAGGCAACGAAGTGATGATGCGCTTTGACACGACCCCCGGTCGTATCCGTCTTGGTGCGCTTCTGCCGCTGAACGCCAAAGCACCCTTCGATCTGGTCAACCGTCTGCTGCGCAAGAAAGAAGTGCAGCAGGTCATCGACACCGTCTACCGTTACTGCGGTCAGAAAGAGTCGGTCATCTTCTGTGACCAGATCATGACCATGGGTTTCCGCGAAGCTTTCAAAGCGGGCATCTCCTTCGGCAAAGACGACATGCTGATCCCCGACACCAAATGGCCGCTGGTTGAAGAAACCCGCGAGCAGGTGAAGGACTTTGAACAGCAGTATATGGACGGCCTGATCACTCAGGGCGAAAAGTACAACAAAGTCGTCGATGCATGGTCGAAGTGTAACGACAAGGTGACCGAGGCGATGATGGGCTCCATCTCCGCCGTGACCCACCATGAGAACGGTTCCGAGAAAGAGCCGAACTCGGTCTACATGATGGCCCACTCCGGTGCCCGTGGCTCGGTCACGCAGATGAAACAGCTGGGCGGGATGCGCGGCCTGATGGCGAAGCCGAATGGCGACATCATCGAGACGCCGATCATCTCGAACTTTAAAGAAGGTCTGACCGTTCTCGAGTACTTCAACTCGACCCACGGTGCGCGGAAAGGTCTGTCGGATACCGCTCTGAAAACAGCGAACTCCGGTTACCTGACACGCCGACTGGTGGACGTGGCGCAGGACTGCATCGTGCGCGAGCATGACTGCGGCACCGAAACCGCAATCACCGCCGAAGCGGCTGTCAACGATGGTGAGGTTGTCTCCTCGCTGGCCGAGCGTCTGCTGGGCCGTGTTGCGGCGGATGACATTCTGGTGCCCGGCACCGAGGATGTTCTGGTGCCTGCAGGCACGCTGATCGACGAGCGCATGTCGGATGCCATCGACGAGGCCGGCGTGCAGTCCGCACGGATCCGCAGCCCGCTGACCTGTGATGCCGAAGAGGGCGTCTGCGCCATGTGCTATGGCCGTGACCTCGCGCGCGGCACGCTGGTCAACCAAGGTGAGGCCGTCGGCATCATCGCGGCCCAGTCGATTGGTGAACCCGGTACACAGCTGACGATGCGGACCTTCCACATTGGCGGTGTTGCGCAGGGTGGTCAGCAGTCCTTCCTTGAGGCCAGCCAGTCGGGCAAGGTCGCTTTCGAGAACGCGCAGACGCTTGAAAACAGCGCCGGTGAAGTCCTCGTCATGGGCCGGAACATGAAGCTGTTGATCGTCGATGAGAATGGCGAGGAGCGGGCCAGCCACAAGATCGGCTACGGCACCAAGCTGCACGTCAAAGAAGGCGACGACGTAGCGCGCGGTGACAAGCTGTTCGAATGGGACCCTTACACCCTGCCGATCATTGCCGAGAAACCCGGTACGACCAAATACGTCGACCTGGTGTCGGGCATCGCGGTCAAGGAAGACACCGACGAAGCCACCGGCATGACCCAGAAGATCGTGATCGACTGGCGCGCGGCCCCCAAGGGCAACGAGCTCAAGCCCGAGATCATCTTGGTGGGTGAAGATGGCGAACCGGTCCGCAACGATGCGGGCAACCCGGTGACCTATCCGATGTCGGTGGACGCTGTTCTCTCTGTCGAAGACCAGACGCAGGTTCAGGCCGGTGACATCATCGCGCGTATTCCGCGTGAAGGTGCCAAGACCAAGGACATTACCGGTGGTCTGCCGCGTGTGGCCGAACTCTTTGAGGCGCGTCGCCCCAAGGATCACGCCATCATCGCGGAAATCAACGGCTACGTCCGCTTCGGCAAGGACTACAAGAACAAGCGTCGCATCGCGATCGAAAGCGCGGATGATCCGGACGTGAAGGTTGAATACATGGTGCCCAAGGGGAAACACATCCCCGTGGCCGAAGGCGACTTCGTGCAGAAGGGCGACTACATCATGGATGGCAACCCCGCGCCGCACGACATCCTCGCGATCATGGGTGTCGAGGCCTTGGCCGAGTATATGATTGACGAGGTGCAGGACGTTTACCGCCTGCAGGGTGTGAAGATTAACGACAAACACATCGAAGTCATCGTCCGTCAGATGCTGCAGAAGTGGGAAATCCAAGAAAGCGGCGACACCACGCTGCTGAAGGGTGAACACGTCGACAAGCAGGAGTTCGATCAGGCCAACGAGAAGGCGCTCAAGAAGGGGGGCCGCCCCGCCAAGGGCGAACCGATCCTCTTGGGCATCACCAAGGCGTCGCTGCAAACCCGCAGCTTCATCTCGGCGGCCTCGTTCCAAGAAACCACGCGCGTGCTGACCGAAGCCTCGGTTCAGGGCAAGCGGGACAAGCTGGTCGGTCTGAAAGAGAACGTCATCGTGGGCCGTCTGATCCCCGCCGGGACCGGTGGCGCGACGCAGGCGATGCGCAAAGTGGCGACAGACCGCGACAATGTCGTGATCGAAGCCCGCCGCGAAGAGGCCGAAGCCGCCGCCCGTCTGGCCGCCCCGGAAGCTTCTGTGGAGGACGACATCGTCGGTGGCGATGTGTTCAACACGCCGGTCGGTGACGACGAGAGCCGCGATTGA
- a CDS encoding response regulator: MTSRILHIDDDPIVLELVKMIFSDDRSLSFVSCLNARDALAVVDDLKPDLIISDISMPDMGGLELAHRFGENPAIAGTPIIFLSGRTRDLEVYDAFRDLAATVMQKPVEPGLLRSTVRNLLASQQQPVAQASNQ, from the coding sequence ATGACGTCCCGCATTCTACATATCGACGACGACCCGATCGTTCTGGAACTGGTCAAGATGATCTTTTCCGACGACAGGTCGCTGAGCTTTGTCTCCTGTCTGAACGCCCGCGATGCGCTGGCGGTGGTCGATGATCTCAAGCCCGACCTGATCATCAGCGATATCTCCATGCCGGATATGGGCGGGTTGGAGCTGGCCCATCGGTTTGGCGAGAATCCGGCCATTGCCGGGACGCCGATCATCTTTCTCAGCGGGCGCACCCGCGATCTTGAGGTCTATGACGCCTTCCGCGATCTGGCGGCCACGGTGATGCAAAAGCCGGTCGAGCCGGGGTTGCTGCGCAGCACGGTGCGCAATCTTCTGGCCAGCCAGCAGCAGCCGGTGGCGCAGGCTTCGAACCAGTAG
- a CDS encoding DMT family transporter: MSPNTIGALLMIASMACFTFNDTLLKMTDGALPLFQLLFLRGVTTSVLILALSRQLGRIDFRLQARDWKVIGLRSVAEIAAAYFFLTALFNMPLANVTAILQVVPLSVTLAAALVFRQAVGWRRLVAIGIGFCGVLLIVKPGAEGFNIWSIYVLIAVLCVTVRDLSTRALSPAVPSMTVTLVTALSVMTAAGLASLSAPWAPVTPSVAALIGGSGVFVLGGYFFSIQVMRVGDIGFIAPFRYTGLLWALLLGWVVFGDWPGALTLIGAGIVVATGVFTLYRERKLKVQPEKTRRT; encoded by the coding sequence ATGTCCCCCAATACCATCGGCGCGCTGCTGATGATCGCCTCGATGGCCTGTTTCACGTTTAACGACACGCTGCTCAAAATGACCGACGGGGCGCTGCCCCTGTTTCAGCTGTTGTTCCTGCGCGGGGTGACGACTTCGGTGCTGATCTTGGCCCTTAGTCGGCAGCTTGGCCGGATCGACTTTCGGCTTCAAGCGCGGGACTGGAAGGTCATCGGCCTGCGCTCGGTGGCCGAGATCGCGGCGGCGTATTTCTTTCTCACCGCGTTGTTCAACATGCCCTTGGCGAATGTGACCGCCATCCTTCAAGTCGTGCCGCTTTCGGTGACGCTCGCGGCAGCGCTGGTGTTCCGGCAGGCCGTAGGCTGGCGGCGTTTGGTCGCCATTGGCATTGGTTTCTGCGGCGTGCTGCTGATCGTCAAGCCGGGGGCAGAAGGGTTCAATATCTGGTCGATCTACGTTCTGATCGCCGTGCTCTGCGTAACGGTCCGTGACCTGTCGACCCGCGCCTTGTCACCGGCAGTGCCCTCAATGACCGTGACCTTGGTGACCGCCCTGTCGGTGATGACGGCAGCGGGTTTGGCGTCGCTGAGCGCGCCTTGGGCCCCGGTGACGCCCTCGGTCGCGGCGCTGATCGGCGGCTCAGGGGTCTTTGTGCTAGGCGGCTATTTCTTCTCGATCCAAGTGATGCGGGTGGGCGATATCGGCTTCATCGCGCCGTTTCGCTACACAGGCCTGCTTTGGGCGCTCTTGCTGGGCTGGGTCGTCTTCGGCGACTGGCCGGGGGCCTTGACCCTCATCGGCGCGGGGATCGTGGTGGCCACGGGGGTCTTCACCCTCTACCGTGAGCGGAAGTTGAAGGTTCAGCCCGAGAAGACGCGCCGCACCTGA
- a CDS encoding putative rhamnosyl transferase, translated as MQAIGLCRFSYPALGGFQVGHETTEERIAYLYDAARLEERFRLLETVALPCLKAQTDPDFSIVFVIGDQFPECHARRLESLLADLPQAVIHREPPRNHREVMKEVLNAARINPAEPCLQFRYDDDDAVSVDFVARLRQTVAQSAGLLKGQRSVAFDWPKGYIAEFGPQGIHAAEVYRPLNVAALAMYVKGGSPLTIMNFAHEKLPRFMPCVSLPDAAMFVRSHNGSNDSRQGLARHVEVAPLDAEGEALFQERFAIDQAQVRRVFSG; from the coding sequence ATGCAAGCGATCGGCCTTTGCCGCTTTTCCTACCCGGCCTTGGGCGGCTTTCAAGTCGGCCACGAGACCACCGAGGAACGGATCGCCTATCTCTATGACGCGGCCCGGCTCGAAGAACGTTTCCGCCTGCTCGAAACCGTCGCCCTGCCCTGCCTCAAGGCCCAAACCGACCCGGACTTCTCGATCGTCTTCGTCATCGGCGACCAGTTCCCCGAGTGCCACGCCCGACGCCTCGAATCGCTGCTGGCCGATCTGCCGCAGGCGGTTATTCATCGCGAGCCGCCGCGCAATCATCGGGAGGTGATGAAGGAGGTGCTGAACGCCGCGCGGATCAACCCGGCCGAGCCCTGCCTGCAATTCCGCTACGACGACGATGATGCCGTCTCGGTCGACTTCGTCGCCCGGCTGCGCCAGACGGTCGCGCAAAGCGCGGGTCTGCTGAAAGGCCAGCGCTCCGTCGCCTTTGACTGGCCCAAGGGCTACATCGCGGAATTCGGCCCGCAGGGCATCCACGCCGCCGAAGTGTACCGCCCGCTCAACGTCGCGGCACTTGCGATGTATGTGAAGGGCGGCAGCCCGCTCACCATTATGAACTTCGCCCATGAGAAACTGCCGCGCTTCATGCCCTGCGTCAGCCTGCCCGACGCGGCGATGTTCGTGCGCAGCCACAACGGCTCGAACGATTCGCGGCAGGGGTTGGCGCGGCATGTGGAAGTGGCCCCGCTGGATGCCGAAGGCGAAGCGCTGTTTCAGGAGCGTTTCGCTATCGATCAAGCTCAGGTGCGGCGCGTCTTCTCGGGCTGA
- the rpsL gene encoding 30S ribosomal protein S12, which yields MPTIQQLIRKPRQPKVKRSKSMHLQECPQKRGVCTRVYTTTPKKPNSAMRKVAKVRLTNGFEVISYIPGESHNLQEHSVVLIRGGRVKDLPGVRYHILRGVLDTQGVKDRKQRRSKYGAKRPK from the coding sequence ATGCCAACGATCCAACAGCTGATCCGCAAGCCGCGGCAGCCGAAAGTCAAACGTTCGAAATCCATGCACCTGCAGGAGTGCCCGCAAAAGCGCGGCGTCTGCACACGCGTGTACACCACCACACCGAAAAAGCCGAACTCGGCGATGCGTAAGGTTGCCAAGGTGCGCCTGACCAACGGGTTCGAAGTGATCTCCTACATCCCGGGTGAGAGCCACAACCTTCAGGAACACTCCGTGGTTCTGATCCGCGGCGGTCGTGTAAAAGACCTTCCGGGTGTGCGTTACCACATCCTGCGCGGTGTTCTTGATACGCAGGGCGTGAAAGACCGTAAGCAGCGTCGTTCGAAGTACGGCGCGAAGCGTCCGAAGTAA
- the fusA gene encoding elongation factor G codes for MARDYPLQRYRNFGIMAHIDAGKTTCSERILFYTGKSHNIGEVHDGAATMDWMEQEQERGITITSAATTTFWQRQEEPTADATSDTKFRMNIIDTPGHVDFTIEVERSLAVLDGAVAVLDANAGVEPQTETVWRQADRYKVPRIVFVNKMDKIGADFFNCVHMIKDRTGATPAPIQIPIGAENELEGIVDLVTMKEWVWAGEDLGAAWEQREIRDSLKETADEWRAKLIETAVEMDDEAMENYLMDGAEPDVDTLRDLIRKGTLAIKFIPVLCGSAFKNKGVQPLLNAVIDYLPSPLDVVDYMGFKPGDETETRNIPRRADDDMAFSGLAFKIMNDPFVGSLTFTRIYSGVLRKGDTLLNSTKGKKERVGRMMMMHSNNREEIEEAFAGDIIALAGLKDTTTGDTLCAQNDPVVLETMTFPDPVIEIAVEPKTKADQEKMSAGLARLAAEDPSFRVETDLESGQTIMKGMGELHLDILVDRLKREFKVEANIGAPQVAYRETISKEAEITYTHKKQSGGSGQFGEVKMILTPTEPGEGYSFESRIVGGAIPKEYIPGVEKGIKSVLDSGPLAGFPVIDFKVALIDGKFHDVDSSVLAFEIAARMAMREGMKKAGAKLLEPIMKVEVVTPEEYTGGIIGDLTSRRGQVQGQDTRGNAIAIDAFVPLANMFGYINTLRSMSSGRANFTMQFDHYEPVPQNISDEIQAKFA; via the coding sequence ATGGCACGCGACTATCCGCTCCAACGCTACCGCAACTTCGGCATCATGGCTCACATCGATGCCGGTAAAACCACTTGTTCCGAACGCATCCTGTTCTACACCGGCAAAAGCCACAACATTGGTGAGGTGCATGACGGCGCCGCAACCATGGACTGGATGGAGCAGGAACAAGAGCGCGGGATCACCATTACCTCCGCCGCGACCACCACTTTCTGGCAGCGTCAGGAAGAGCCCACAGCCGATGCGACATCCGACACCAAGTTCCGGATGAACATCATTGACACCCCCGGCCACGTTGACTTCACCATCGAAGTTGAGCGTTCGCTGGCCGTTCTCGACGGCGCGGTTGCCGTTCTCGACGCCAACGCCGGTGTTGAGCCGCAGACCGAAACCGTGTGGCGTCAGGCTGACCGCTACAAGGTGCCGCGTATCGTCTTCGTCAACAAGATGGACAAGATCGGCGCGGACTTCTTTAACTGCGTGCACATGATCAAGGACCGCACCGGCGCCACGCCTGCTCCGATCCAGATCCCGATCGGCGCAGAGAACGAACTGGAAGGCATCGTCGACCTTGTGACCATGAAAGAATGGGTCTGGGCCGGTGAAGACCTCGGTGCCGCCTGGGAACAGCGCGAGATCCGTGACAGCCTGAAAGAGACCGCCGACGAATGGCGTGCCAAGCTCATCGAGACCGCGGTCGAGATGGACGACGAGGCGATGGAAAACTACCTGATGGACGGCGCCGAGCCTGACGTCGACACCCTGCGCGACCTGATCCGCAAGGGTACTTTGGCCATCAAATTCATCCCCGTTCTCTGTGGCTCCGCCTTTAAGAACAAAGGTGTTCAGCCGCTCTTGAACGCTGTGATCGACTATCTGCCCAGCCCGCTGGACGTTGTCGACTACATGGGCTTCAAGCCGGGCGACGAGACCGAGACCCGCAACATCCCGCGCCGCGCGGATGACGACATGGCGTTCTCGGGCCTTGCGTTCAAAATCATGAACGACCCCTTCGTCGGCTCGCTGACCTTCACCCGCATCTACTCGGGTGTTCTGCGCAAGGGCGACACGCTTCTGAACTCGACCAAGGGCAAGAAAGAGCGCGTCGGTCGTATGATGATGATGCACTCCAACAACCGCGAGGAAATCGAAGAGGCCTTCGCGGGCGACATCATCGCGCTGGCGGGTCTCAAGGACACCACCACCGGTGACACGCTCTGCGCGCAGAACGATCCGGTCGTCCTCGAAACCATGACCTTCCCCGATCCGGTGATCGAGATCGCGGTCGAGCCGAAGACCAAGGCTGACCAGGAAAAGATGTCCGCTGGTCTGGCCCGTCTGGCCGCCGAGGACCCCTCCTTCCGCGTCGAGACCGATCTGGAATCCGGTCAGACCATCATGAAGGGCATGGGCGAACTTCACCTCGACATCCTCGTCGACCGTCTGAAGCGCGAATTCAAGGTTGAGGCGAACATCGGTGCGCCGCAGGTTGCTTATCGTGAGACGATCTCGAAAGAGGCCGAAATCACCTACACCCACAAGAAACAGTCGGGTGGTTCGGGTCAGTTCGGTGAGGTCAAGATGATCCTGACGCCGACCGAGCCGGGCGAAGGTTACTCCTTCGAGAGCCGCATCGTCGGTGGTGCCATTCCCAAGGAATACATCCCGGGCGTGGAAAAGGGTATCAAGTCGGTTCTGGACTCCGGTCCGCTGGCGGGCTTCCCGGTCATTGACTTCAAGGTCGCCCTGATCGACGGTAAGTTCCACGATGTGGACTCCAGCGTTCTGGCCTTCGAGATCGCCGCCCGTATGGCGATGCGCGAAGGTATGAAGAAAGCCGGTGCGAAGCTTCTGGAACCGATCATGAAGGTCGAAGTTGTGACCCCGGAAGAATACACCGGTGGCATCATCGGTGACCTGACATCCCGTCGTGGTCAGGTGCAGGGTCAAGATACGCGCGGCAACGCCATCGCGATCGACGCCTTCGTGCCGCTGGCCAACATGTTCGGCTACATCAACACCCTGCGTTCGATGTCGTCGGGTCGTGCGAACTTCACCATGCAGTTCGACCACTACGAACCCGTGCCGCAGAACATCTCGGACGAGATTCAGGCCAAGTTCGCTTAA
- the tuf gene encoding elongation factor Tu: MAKAKFERTKPHVNIGTIGHVDHGKTTLTAAITKYFGDFQAYDQIDGAPEEKARGITISTAHVEYETENRHYAHVDCPGHADYVKNMITGAAQMDGAILVVNAADGPMPQTREHILLGRQVGIPAMVVFMNKVDQVDDEELLELVEMEIRELLSSYDYPGDDIPVVAGSALAAMEGNKPEIGEESIKKLMAEVDAYIPTPERAVDQPFLMPVEDVFSISGRGTVVTGRVERGVINVGDEIEIVGIRDTKKTTCTGVEMFRKLLDRGEAGDNIGALLRGVERDGVERGQVLCKPGSVTPHTKFEAEAYILTKEEGGRHTPFFANYRPQFYFRTTDVTGTVQLAEGTEMVMPGDNVSFGVELIAPIAMENGLRFAIREGGRTVGAGVVSKITE, from the coding sequence ATGGCAAAGGCAAAGTTTGAACGCACCAAACCGCACGTCAACATCGGCACGATCGGCCACGTTGACCACGGTAAAACCACGCTGACCGCGGCGATCACCAAGTATTTCGGTGACTTCCAAGCGTATGACCAGATCGACGGCGCGCCCGAAGAGAAGGCCCGCGGCATCACCATCTCGACCGCGCACGTCGAGTATGAGACCGAGAACCGCCACTACGCCCACGTCGACTGCCCCGGCCACGCTGACTATGTGAAAAACATGATCACCGGTGCGGCGCAGATGGACGGCGCAATCCTGGTTGTGAACGCGGCCGACGGCCCGATGCCCCAGACCCGCGAGCACATCCTGCTCGGCCGTCAGGTTGGCATCCCCGCCATGGTCGTCTTCATGAACAAAGTTGACCAGGTCGACGACGAAGAGCTGCTCGAGCTCGTCGAGATGGAAATCCGCGAACTGCTGTCTTCCTACGACTACCCCGGCGACGACATCCCCGTTGTTGCAGGTTCCGCTCTGGCGGCGATGGAAGGCAACAAGCCCGAGATCGGTGAAGAGTCGATCAAGAAGCTGATGGCCGAAGTTGACGCCTACATCCCGACACCTGAGCGTGCCGTGGACCAGCCCTTCCTGATGCCTGTCGAAGACGTCTTCTCGATCTCCGGCCGTGGTACCGTTGTGACCGGCCGTGTCGAGCGTGGCGTGATCAACGTTGGCGACGAAATCGAAATCGTCGGCATCCGCGACACCAAGAAAACCACCTGCACCGGCGTGGAAATGTTCCGCAAGCTGCTGGACCGTGGTGAAGCGGGCGACAACATCGGCGCCCTGCTGCGCGGCGTTGAGCGTGACGGCGTTGAGCGTGGTCAGGTTCTCTGCAAGCCCGGCTCCGTGACACCGCACACCAAGTTCGAAGCCGAAGCCTACATCCTCACCAAAGAGGAAGGTGGCCGTCACACGCCGTTCTTCGCGAACTACCGTCCGCAGTTCTACTTCCGTACAACTGACGTGACCGGCACCGTTCAGCTGGCAGAAGGCACCGAGATGGTCATGCCCGGCGACAACGTGTCCTTCGGCGTTGAGCTGATCGCACCGATCGCCATGGAAAACGGCCTGCGCTTCGCGATCCGCGAAGGTGGCCGCACTGTTGGCGCGGGCGTCGTTTCCAAAATCACTGAGTGA
- the rplC gene encoding 50S ribosomal protein L3 — protein MLRSGVIAKKVGMTRLFMEDGKQIPVTVLQLDKLQVVAQRTADRDGYTAVQLGAGSAKAKRTSQAMRGHFAAAKVEPKRKLAEFRVDADAMINVGEEITADHYFAGQYVDVAGTSIGKGFAGAMKRHNFGGLRASHGVSISHRSHGSTGQCQDPGKVFKGKKMAGHMGAARVTTQNLEVVKTDSARGLIMVKGAVPGSKGGWVTVKDAVKKPFPEDAILPAALKSAADEAAKAAEEAAAAAAAEAEAEAKRLAEEQAAQEAEALKAAEAEIAAEGSDADNSDADADKKEGDA, from the coding sequence ATGTTGCGCTCAGGCGTTATTGCAAAAAAAGTCGGCATGACCCGGCTGTTCATGGAAGACGGCAAGCAGATCCCTGTGACCGTTCTTCAGTTGGACAAGCTTCAGGTTGTCGCACAGCGCACCGCGGACCGTGACGGCTATACCGCCGTTCAGCTCGGTGCCGGTTCGGCGAAAGCCAAACGTACAAGCCAAGCCATGCGTGGTCACTTCGCCGCGGCGAAAGTGGAACCCAAGCGCAAGCTGGCCGAGTTCCGCGTCGACGCAGACGCGATGATCAACGTCGGTGAGGAGATCACCGCTGACCATTACTTCGCCGGTCAGTATGTCGACGTTGCGGGCACATCCATCGGTAAAGGTTTTGCCGGTGCGATGAAGCGTCACAACTTCGGCGGTCTGCGCGCCTCGCACGGTGTGTCGATCTCCCACCGTTCGCACGGCTCCACAGGCCAGTGTCAGGATCCCGGCAAGGTTTTCAAAGGTAAGAAAATGGCCGGTCACATGGGTGCTGCCCGTGTCACCACGCAGAACCTCGAGGTCGTCAAGACCGACAGCGCGCGTGGCCTGATCATGGTCAAAGGCGCCGTTCCCGGCTCCAAAGGTGGTTGGGTCACCGTCAAGGATGCGGTCAAAAAGCCGTTCCCCGAAGACGCGATCCTGCCCGCCGCTCTGAAATCCGCCGCTGACGAAGCCGCGAAAGCCGCCGAAGAGGCCGCCGCCGCAGCCGCCGCAGAGGCAGAAGCCGAAGCCAAGCGTTTGGCCGAAGAGCAAGCCGCACAGGAAGCTGAAGCGCTGAAAGCCGCAGAAGCCGAAATCGCAGCTGAAGGTTCGGATGCCGACAATTCCGATGCCGACGCTGACAAGAAAGAAGGTGACGCATGA